Part of the Cottoperca gobio chromosome 1, fCotGob3.1, whole genome shotgun sequence genome, cagtaaaaaaaaaaaaaaaaaaaaacttggctTGCAAAATTGTTTTCAGATGTATTATTTACTCAATGTTTAGAAAACACTGAGTGTATGCGCCGTCTGATTTATTAAGCActatttggacatttttataCTGCATGTTGGAAGAAAAAATAAGCCACAAACTGCTGACACAACAAATGACCTTTAATCCAACCAGTgctcaaacacaaaaacattggaTTGACcgattcaacacacacacacacacacacacacacacacacacacacacacacacacacacacacacacacacacagagaaaatcCAATGGCTATTGTGCTGAGGGGCTTTgaacaaactgcacacacaaagcacaatcCCTCTTCAGGCCTTAACACCACTGACACAATGACTATGGCGAGGTTAGGGTGGACCTTTTCAGGATTAGTCTGTGAGTACATACTCAAGTCAGTGTTTAGCAGTTTAAAAGATTCAACATGTATTGAACTGATCAGACAGTGACGGGGATAGAGGGTTTGTCTTACCATATTCTCAGATGTACGCCGTTTTCATTCTCTGGCCTGTACCTGCAGAAAattgcatctttttttaaaaatttGACGTATCTGGTCGGCATAGAGCTTTACCGTCCATTTGGCCTACACAGTgtacagacccccccccccccccccaaaaaaaaataaaaaaataaaaatactgacattttatacttaaaatgtaattctcaatGGATTACAATTGCAATGCTGAGAGGAGGCTCATAAGCGCAGCTAAACAAGGTCAGCAGAAAGACACACTGTAGTGCAGCAGGCAAACAAATAGCGCAAAGCCCAGAGTCGGTAAGTAGTCGTATAGAATGGACAGACTAATCCCAAAGTAGGTGTAGTTTGTGAAGATGGGGATGAGAGAGGGGCGAGGGACGAATGGATGGTGGGATGTATGCAAAGGAAAAGTCTTTAAGGAACTATGCTGCCTGCACAGAATCAAGCCAGTCTACTGAAGCCAGAATGAGGATCGTAGGTGGCATCAGTTTTGTACGCGTGTACCTCTGCATCAGTTTTACGGGCCTGTGTCCCTGTCTACTGGGGGATAAGCTGTTCATTTTACAGCTTTACAGAGTGTGCATTAGTAGAAATGTGGTGGTATACTATAAAAAGATGATGTGTAGGAAAGATGGAGTAACTCACAACacaacagacaaaaataaaaaaacagagagagagagagagagagagagagagagagagagagagagagagagagagagagagagagagagagagagaaggaacgGGAGGGGCCAGTGCTTACCTGGGGCTGATTCCTGCATCTTTTCCCTCTtccgcttcttcttctttccctaAAAAATATACAGAGGAACACATAAAGTGTGGCTCCAGCACTCACGCTCACTAGACCACTCTGAtatcctgctgctgtctgccaTGTTCACTCATCCCCTGCTGGGCATCCAACCAGCATCCCCCGGACTCCGGACTCCACCGCAAACTGCCACGCTGAGAGGGACGGACCACGCAAGAGTGCGAGCTAATGCCAAGTGGAGTGTGCTCTACCTGCTTTCAGCTGCTTTTAAATGAGTTACTTtctatatgtacatatattttttaaagttgtgaCCAGCCTAACAGCATCGAGGCCACCTGTCCTTCTGTGGTGGCATATTCCCACTGCCTTTCAAGTCCCTCTAATGACAAATATTAACATGAAGTGCAATTAAAAATGCTCACTGTAATTAGGCTAGCGTAGCTCAATGACTGTGAAGAGCGCCACTCTTTTCCCAGTGAGGTGGTGGGAGTGTGTAAGGATTTATAGCTTATGCTAAATCCCCAGGGGGGAGACTATAGGTATAGATAGCAGCGTAGAGTCGTTCTAGTCAAATATGAGCAGCACTTTGGTTTCCTGCTGCAAAGTCTGCTAATCCACTTATTCATGAGCTAATCTGCCTTCTACTGCTGCGGCAGACAGGGAAGAAGACAGACTAAGTGAGAgaaaggatgagagagaggggtgCACAGCAAAACTATCAACTGCTGCACGCTCTCCACGCCAGTGCGTTACCTATTTCTGGTGTTTCCAGGTACGATGGTGCTGCCTGCGTACAGCTGAAGATCTTATTTGTGGGAGGGGGTCGCAGAGTAGTGCTCTCAGGGATATGAAATTTGCGTTAAACATATCGTTTCCCTTTATCTCTTTGGTGTGCCAGCTAGAAAGCCATTCCTCTACTTCATACGTCAAATATGTTTGTAAATAACAAAGCTGGAAATTAAATGGGAACTGGGCTGACTGTCACTAGCTGATGCTGTGTATCTTTTACGCTTCCCTTTTATGCTTCCCTGGGAGCAGAGCCGTGGAACTGTCTCCCCCTCAGCGAGGCATTTTGGCAGCGGAGCCGTGGAGGCAGAAGGAGGGGGGATGCTGTCGGTGTCCGAGGGGAGGCAGATAAACACCACAAAGCACTTTGGTGGTGGAGTGAATGTGAGTGCCGGAGccacacttttaaaaaaggctggtgctctctctctcacaaattCATACACGCCACATACTCTCAGACAAGATTTGACAAGcgaatacaaaaaaagaaataacaccGAATACACACCGAAAACAGACTGCATCTTAAATCCAGCTGAACCTCCCACGTTCACAAACAAAATGGGCAGCTAGAGGAGCAAAGGTGGCTGCTGCTGAATGCTGTATGTATGATGCAGCCACCTCGACTCCATCTAACAGGTGCTTTTTACATCCAAAGCTCCACGCTGATGTGGAACATCAAAGACTAGCATAACCATTACCAGGCAGTTTTCCCTCACTGTGGCGATAATAATGTCCATGATACTACAATCCATTTCACTGCAGATGGTAATATAATCACACCGGTATGAATTACACATTAGGCTGAAACAAAAGGGCCACAAATGGACCCCATTAGCATGGAGCTGGCTAGTGTGAATTAGCGTGCGTGTCATTATTGTGTGCCATTTAAAGAACAGGTCATGTAACGGcgacataaacaaacaacatcaatcaacatacacacacacgcacgcacgcgcacctTTGCCAATCTGTTCTGTTGATACTTACATAGTTGTCTCGAGCAGACCAGCCTGGGTAGAGCTGCATGTGGAGCTGCCGTTCCTTGCGGGCTAACTCATAATACTTAGCTTGCTCTTCCCGAGATAAAGCATGCCACTGTTTCAGTACAAAGGAGATTAGAGGGAAAATAGCATACAGTCAATTACTGGCATGCACTTGCATGTTCCCTGCATTTTAGAAGTGTGCTGGTGTTTTggtaaaaggaaaagaagaaaagaactTCTTTTCAACTTCCAAACGTTCGGTGTAGGAAAAAGGGGgataacagaaagaaagaaagagagagagagagagagagagagagagagagagagagagagagagagagagagatgtgagagagagatgtgagagagagagagtagagagagagagagagagagagagagagagagagagagagagggagagagagagacagagagggagagacagagagagagagagagagagagagagagagagagagagagggagagagagagacagagagggagagagagatgtgagacagagagatgtgagagagagagagagagagagagagagagagagagagacagagagggagagagagagacagagagggagagagagagagagagagagagagagagagagagagagagagagagagagagacagagagggagagagagagatgtgagacagagagatgtgagagagacCGAGaccaagagagacagagagagatgtgagagagagatgtgagagagagagagagatgtgagagagagagagagagagagagagagatagagagagcgagagacagagagagagagagagagagagacagagagagagagagagatatgtgagagagatgtgagagagagagagagaggagacagagagagagatgtgagacagagatgttGAGAGAGACcgagaccagagagacagagagagagagatgtgtgagagagagaggagagagagagagagagagatgtgtgagagagagtgtgtgagagagagagatgtgtgagagagagagagagaggagagagagagagagagatgtgtgagagagcgagagagagagagagagcgagagagagagagagggagagagagcgatgtgagagagagacatgatgAAGAGATTAACATGCACAACagtcagagggagagaagagaaggaaaaaaataaactttgattTCATATCAAAACACTGGTTCCAATTTAGCAGCGCTTTTTATTCAAACTATGTCAGCGAGCAATTACCCTATGCAGGCCGCAAACTAGGCTTTGCTGTGGCTGGCTGCCTCAACCGCTAGGCCTATTCGTTAAGGCTTTTAACATGGCTCTGTGGTTCCACTCTTTTCCCAATCCTCAAAAGGAACAAATTTTGTCATTTCCAACCGTGCCATTATCCAGGCATATTTTATTAAAGCCAATTTGATTAAATGTCAGTTAGATAGACAGTCTGTATCTGTGCTTCTGAGAGGGAAGTAATTGGCCGGGGCAATCATTATGACAATAATCACAACTAGTTCATAAAAGGCTGTATGCTAATAGAGAGAGGAATCTTTGTACTTTTAAATCTAATTGGGCCTGGGAAGTCCGTCCGTGCAGACTCTTTAGAGCCGCGCACTGAACTGCGATCTCCTGGTGATTTaactcaaattaaaaaagacaaactacAGTGACAAAAAGAACGGGGTCGGTGCACCAGGGCACACGGACTATTTAAACTTACCCTTCGTCCCAGGATCTGATTGATGGCAGCGCTCTCCTTCAGCGTGCACTCTGCGACCACATTCGCACGCATTTCTTTCATGTAGAGCATGAAGGCGTTTAGCGGCTTCTTGATGTGCGGTCTTTTGGGCTCCTGCTCCTTTCTCTGTTCATGCTGGGGTTTCctgtaaagaaacaacaacaacatgagttggggagggggggggggggggcaagaaGGAAAGCAGGAAACAAAGTTGTCGGAAAAATGAGAGAATGAAAGAACAAAAGCAACAGAGGAGGGAAATTGTGGTGCCGCCATGGCGACAAAAGCAACGAGGGTCTGGTTGCTCCCCGCCAATGATGAGGCAGCGTGAGAGGGGTTGCCACGCCATGGGCCCCTGCCGCTTTAATCATGTGCAGTCGCACAGTCCCTTCATGCGGAGAGATTACTTCACCAGTAATGGCAACCAAACCTTTTTGTCCGCAGCACATTGGCAATCGCTTAAAACCAAATGCTCAAACTTGCGCACTCAAAGACACCCTGCTCCCACTTCTGACTTACTTTCTAACAAGCTTTTTGATACTAGTACAATCTCGGTGCTGGGATGGCCATGAATAATGGAAATGCCAGTGATAACCACTTCAGGGTGCTCACAGCACTTCCCACTGCAAACACTGGGGATGTGAATTCATTTCATCCCAGCACTAATCTAGGACCTGTATCTGTTGCTGGCTAAGTGTGTTGTGATCCCCGAGGCCAAACGAAGCATAGGCCTGTTATCAGTAGAGCGCGGGCCCTCGCTGCTTATCTGCTCACATCAAGGGAATGAGAACAAGGCTCTGACAGAGGGTTTGTTCAGCGACGGCCTACCGTAGTGGCGGTGTGCACAAATACCTGGAAGTATGTCGTCTCAGGAAAACCGAGTTTAAGTATGTAGTTTtaaagtgtgtgagagtgtttgacGAAGGTAATTTGTGTTTGCAGGACTCACATGTGCATGATGTCTGTTTCATGCGGAGGCTCGTGTTTGACCTGATGGTTGACGATGGCCGGGTGGGGGATCCCTGTGGCGTGGGGACCTTGGGGGCCGGGCACCATGTGGTGTGAGAACCTGCAATAACAGCAGACAGCAGGCTTTGGTCAATTAAAAGAGGACGAAGAAGGACAGTAGCATGGAAAGGGTCCTCTAAAATGTCAGGTGATAGTAGGTGCACACGTGCAACAGCGTACACAAAACAAGGAAAGAAATCCAtctacacatttgttttcttgatgtttttattcatttcattatcGATTATCTACCTTTTGTCAGACCAGAAGATCTTCAGTAAATATgatataaagagagaaaagctggaaacagcattttctgcatgAAGAAATGACGagttggcgattatttttctttcgCTCAACTAATCGATAAGTTgtctaatcgttgcagctctacttccTATTAAGGGATCACAATTTAAAGATTGGTTTATAAAGGTAAAGGAATGTACATGTTTGTTACACATCTATACTAAATGCAAGAAACTATAGTGACTAATAAAGTTGGGAACTACAAGTTTCCATGCCTTGTGCTTGAGTCTGCCTTCTCACTGCACCTCAAGAACGCTCtcgaatatttaaaaaaaaagaaaaatcggTTTCAATTTTTATATCCAATATCCATTTCTGCTGAACATCAGAAAATCTTTGAGACTCTTctcatgaaataataaatagtagATTTTGTTTCTTGGCATCAGATGGTAATTGGGTCCATAATGTTTGCGTCTCCATTCCGTTCCATTTGTTTCGGCACTTCCTCGAGCTGCGGTCGTGTTTTTTAATCAGCCGGTTGCcgtttttcacaaaaaaaaagtttgttatAGAAACAAAGATTCCTGTGGAGCATGAAATGTACCGATCAGCAATGTTTAGTACTGCAAACACAATGCTTCCTCATCCCAGGGGACTCGTGGAGGGGTACAAACTGTGACCAGGGAGCCAACAATTAGGAATAGGTTCCTCAGGTGGAAAAGTTTCTAAATTTGGAAAAAAAGTGCAAATTTACCTTAGGTCAGGGGTATTCCAACggttagtgacccctgctgtaggTATTCGGATTtaaggaggaaaataaaaaagcagaagaCTGTGTGAGCTTCGACTGTCGCCTGATCCTGCACCTTACATCTGGCTTCACTCAGTGTATGCCTAAAGCTGCGTCTTTACAAACATCACgctgacagagaaagagatagtgaggaagaagaaaggaatGTAAGATGTGTCGAGAACAgggaaaaaagtaaaagaattaaattaaaaaacactaaaataaaagtGCTCAGAAGGAGAAATGCTTCCAGGAAGCTTTGATGGGGGTTAAGCAGCCATATGGTTATGCAGGGGCATGTATGCGGTGATGTGTTTGACATGTGCTGGGCACACAGAGGAGCGGTGTGGCTGAAGCCGCAGCAGGAACAGCAGGAACAGCCAGAGGCAGACCTCCCTGTGCAGGGCGGCTGCTGCAGGCCAGCCTCCCTCCATTCAGTGCACAGAGCTAGCACAGTGTCGGTGTGCATCTCATGCGAGGAGACACCATAGTAATTGCTCCTTGTTTGCATAAAGCGACTGTGCATGCTTTTGTCCGTCTGACTCACCAGCCCAGCGGTGGCGTGATCTGCCCGACTCCTCCGGGAGACAGGGAGTAGAAGTTGGGCATTTCTTGTCCGGGGTGATGCCTCTGCATTcctaaacacacaacacatggcacaCAACTGTTAGAAAGTATTCAGGTCCAACTCGTACGTGCGGAGCCAAGCGCCGATGAAAATGTGCCCGTAGCATTGAGAGTCGGAGACAAGTGACAAAAGTTGCAGCAACTCTCGTAGTACAAAGAACAACTTTATTGTGGGACCAACACGTTTGggcttattaaaaaaaaacatttaaagaggaaggaaaataCACGTAAgtgatgtaaaacacacacagtacaaagTACCAAAAGTTTGCAATAACTTTGTATTGTAGAGCGTAATGAAGTTACTTTTTTCTTCTTAGAATCCATCACTCCTTCCCATCCGGCTTCAATACAAGTCAAGGACAGTGCACGTCGGGGCTTCTTGACCTCACAATATCAACCTGTCAGAAAGGGATAATATTTCCCCCGCTTAGCTGGAGTCATTCAAGTGTGTTTCAGCGTCTTTAAGCTGGTTAATTGAGGCTTCCTCTTTGTGGCTGCGGCTTTCCCTGTAGACACGGGATTGACTTGGACTAACTGTCGGTGGATCTTCAGGACTAAGCTCTTCCATCTCCAGCTCCTACTGGGTTTCAAGGTCGAGAGGGCCCTTTTTCGTAGGAAGACATAACCGGGAACGGGGCTGAAACTTGACGGCTTTTCTGCAACGACTCGtgtcttcttgtttgttttttcactttagAGCAGAAGAAGTAATGAAACGATTGAAAGTCTGTAGATATCAAGAAAAtactgtacgcacacacacacacacacacacacacacacccacccacacacacacacgcaaagaaAAGAGGCCAAATGCCTCCAGATTAGCACCATCTTCTAATCCCTGCTGGAGCCAGCCTTTTCTCCTTGCCTCtatcttttctcttctcctttctctctctgccggCTGTGGTCTGGAGGGGCCTCCCTCCTCGGAGAGGAGCGAGCGAGGGGCTTATATCTCCAAAGCCAATGTTGCAGCGCTGGATTCATAGCACGCATAGCACTACCCCCTGCCAACTAATCCACCACCTAACACTCCTGAGGGCCCTCCTGAGGGCAGAAGGGAAGGAGGCAAGGGGTGAGGCGGTGAGGGAGGCGGAGAGAGCCCCAGCGTGTTAACCTTGTC contains:
- the lef1 gene encoding lymphoid enhancer-binding factor 1 isoform X5, with the protein product MPQLSGGGGDPELCATDEMIAFKDEGDPHKEQIFAELSHSEEEGDLADIKSSLVNESESSPNSHSHSHSHSHDAVRQSQIPQDSYHEKHRDHSEDGKLQDLYSKGHPYQGYPGYIMMSNMNDSYMTNGSLSPPMPRTSNKVPVVQPSHAVHPLTPLITYSDEHFAPGSHSGPHPQDLNKQGMQRHHPGQEMPNFYSLSPGGVGQITPPLGWFSHHMVPGPQGPHATGIPHPAIVNHQVKHEPPHETDIMHMKPQHEQRKEQEPKRPHIKKPLNAFMLYMKEMRANVVAECTLKESAAINQILGRRWHALSREEQAKYYELARKERQLHMQLYPGWSARDNYKKKRKREKMQESAPGTGQRMKTAYI
- the lef1 gene encoding lymphoid enhancer-binding factor 1 isoform X6, with translation MPQLSGGGGDPELCATDEMIAFKDEGDPHKEQIFAELSHSEEEGDLADIKSSLVNESESSPNSHSHSHSHSHDAVRQSQIPQDSYHEKHRDHSEDGKLQDLYSKGHPYQGYPGYIMMSNMNDSYMTNGSLSPPMPRTSNKVPVVQPSHAVHPLTPLITYSDEHFAPGSHSGPHPQDLNKQGMQRHHPGQEMPNFYSLSPGGVGQITPPLGWFSHHMVPGPQGPHATGIPHPAIVNHQVKHEPPHETDIMHMKPQHEQRKEQEPKRPHIKKPLNAFMLYMKEMRANVVAECTLKESAAINQILGRRWHALSREEQAKYYELARKERQLHMQLYPGWSARDNYKKRKREKMQESAPGTGQRMKTAYI
- the lef1 gene encoding lymphoid enhancer-binding factor 1 isoform X4; translated protein: MPQLSGGGGDPELCATDEMIAFKDEGDPHKEQIFAELSHSEEEGDLADIKSSLVNESESSPNSHSHSHSHSHDAVRQSQIPQDSYHEKHRDHSEDGKLQDLYSKGHPYQGYPGYIMMSNMNDSYMTNGSLSPPMPRTSNKVPVVQPSHAVHPLTPLITYSDEHFAPGSHSGPHPQDLNKQGMQRHHPGQEMPNFYSLSPGGVGQITPPLGWFSHHMVPGPQGPHATGIPHPAIVNHQVKHEPPHETDIMHMKPQHEQRKEQEPKRPHIKKPLNAFMLYMKEMRANVVAECTLKESAAINQILGRRWHALSREEQAKYYELARKERQLHMQLYPGWSARDNYGKKKKRKREKMQESAPGTGQRMKTAYI